The following coding sequences are from one Ctenopharyngodon idella isolate HZGC_01 chromosome 17, HZGC01, whole genome shotgun sequence window:
- the nrbf2a gene encoding nuclear receptor binding factor 2a, with product MEVMESPLNRAHHYGRKADQLLAKEKYEDAILCHSEAAELLKEALSMTQSEQVRLSLELQRDRHLQQQRLIKMSCKQAKLKGKLLVSPSKHTSSLKTQCPSQTVLQSPPLGWKAAKDDKTRLEEQSTAIADLWKLIAFLLMENKWLLEEHEKLKAENASLKRDPYEEHQSPQASLAQPSPLGMRLLHVPSDLQHEIQLLLDTANDS from the exons ATGGAAGTAATGGAGAGCCCTCTAAATCGT GCCCATCATTATGGCCGAAAGGCAGATCAGTTGTTGGCGAAAGAAAAATATGAGGATGCGATTTTATGCCATAGTGAAGCAGCAG AGCTGTTGAAAGAGGCCTTATCAATGACACAGAGTGAACAG GTACGGCTGTCTTTAGAGCTCCAGAGAGACCGACATCTCCAACAGCAGCGACTGATCAAGATGAGCTGCAAACAGGCTAAACTCAAAGGAAAGCTCCTGGTCAGCCCTTCAAAACACACCTCATCCCTGAAAACACAGTGTCCCAGTCAGACAGTCCTCCAAAGTCCTCCGCTCGGCTGGAAGGCTGCCAAAGATGACAAGACTCGACTGGAAGAGCAGAGCACTGCCATCGCTGACCTGTGGAAGCTCATTGCTTTCCTGCTCATGGAGAACAAGTGGTTGCTGGAGGAACACGAGAAACTGAAGGCAGAGAATGCTAGTCTGAAGAGAGACCCTTATGAGGAGCATCAGAGCCCCCAGGCTTCTCTAGCTCAACCTTCACCGCTGGGTATGAGGCTCCTGCATGTGCCCTCTGACCTCCAGCATGAGATCCAGCTACTGTTGGACACGGCAAATGACAGCTAG
- the jmjd1ca gene encoding probable JmjC domain-containing histone demethylation protein 2C isoform X1, whose protein sequence is MAVELVGKRCLCVSGGESLELAGISRWTWRAGVIRAITDSPALTVCVHWDGEQSAERKWRRLREECEVVLLEQELVWAAKRTGTSGSSSAQEKRRLQPALRFRPLIGQSCVEGLSVVEFISDRQLEFYTEKEDLQPFEDEVGDGNPAVRDDPSLQEQVQAWLKQNQFQNILQQGACSLKGLRVKVFRQESKTQWLPGVITHHDQNNRTVAVMTDQVRETVNVDPSLVHVVLLDDITHSLLMGDNSKHKSYITKINRIFLGTESISNNTTTNEQVCISRPVQQQSVLSAQNCGMEDDEKEGMRDGKRSDEGRDSSKSKNSNGDRKRKKEDEEKDDKQRTRCGLKRLKASSVVSDLSENTDSENSSCRMQDSSSDSGSKRQLKQHYTSKRSLDCEVHLSHKGGEPSPGQLGECETQKLGKTPPSDFPSASCNGTFRKTEAQECAAGVSGGKSDEKGDGGTTEIEDRTEGASREDSEAVSALLASQESEQLVSMETTCVLLHASPLECEGAEGEHEMSTNDPEVRGSEFTHAEARGSEFNQSEVKRSEFLHSVAITTSNDTAVTVEEEPRSASPHSPVKPCSKKEDVDSKQRCSPAAVNAEYGPVISLEATHKPSVHASPCSSPEIILKPQNVQEMSRQKQSASLEMLKEDTPLPKSMDRTLSSLKMAPNLKMTCSATPVLTRTPSPSPNRSRTPTHSPPCTPNRTPTPDKSTKSPLIVDRKEPFTIYRDPALVRAELEAHPTYIQPPHTPPNPKHHLKAPSPSSSSPSLTPTSSHSKLLSPSPHPAHLSPIPLHSQPPLCSLSTPHSTIPHPHLLPSLLPALPPSGALLAGHPRIGAMGLPHHPLALSGNPSLLGQTSGAAPLAPLGLYPLLWPPFPNGAHSYPGLGLQASKWTHPDGAGISDSNVRRNPPSPWISQPTPVTNADGQGMQPPLPIRPSSADPQRASRSTQHCVPSSKTTEELDRRAVAESTLIHTHLKSEQERVRAALGKNGQSYSPVPPESPPSRTKQPLVVYDLTGERPNRYQEENRRILLESSEVAPFTAKLGSDREPRYPRSPTSALPSKEREREMDRERKRDVHAFRHTLPPRPHSAHPTPTLTPSSYYTSLSNSIENKPPQRRVPASKELYERLSASNTVTPVLTSSSSQVSIRARPPPLIKRHHEKEEGLLGKITEQLAHKASSMEAVEVATVERRGPGSSLISVSSCPRNVPLLHRAPIFHPPAPTILVSKDSGHGRLSPPTLTPIQPMSLPGKGQKQQRPPTLLPELKHVTLDGKRPVPEKATSLQACDNQWGGVMFGREKVGVGHTTNGGVVKPQSATASVIVRPTSHTHATINYAVSDSSVSQVQSGHIKSLESLSNPHSKEGNVQHKRGVLWTPMDTVHPINMTALKGDLNTPINMTTKPINTAQPSHRATHPLINMNATCSRIDLIAEHCKRRDGGAVQPKMEPSPTSCCTSRDFPHLKKHRAGLVTAESRLNTHMIQPQHTTHPLNAMKHTSHLSNSRCGTCTTLSTHTVCSTHASEREKESVFNTSTSECLRLASGTSSPAPTTKQGLLANEQIPASAVTNQSVQFSQNNYHKLKKAWLTRHSEQDRGSAASQTLDGSKTAVTLTSTSISVPIKQEVNGLVDNWCTQEDKDSSLDSRKSKIMDKKPTQDSWKSSLEDRNSNSNGTSFNSEDKKSVIAYEKPVIAGKKSSLDDVKPVLDRNGKLECKESFVEDKKANEKRSTPTHIKPEREKRGEKRPLESSGNSESGGDSGNESESGGSGRRFKRASKSSFKIKPNDNQKKKVDEEEKEEEEEAKPNGTLQSANDKPQQRLANSNGIPRSVLKDWRKVRKLKQTGETFLQDDSCKEIGTNVQKCRECRLDRSRKSQEPAISPVFCRFYYFRRLSFSKNGVVRADGFSVSEQTDEEAVTVWTGSSEDEEDKKKREMDLETSKSVLALIGEKFCQLIKTEDTAFTWVKKDTQIMWKRAVRGVREMCDACEATLFNMHWACHKCGFVVCMDCYKAREKKKSKDRELYVWVRCVKNQPHDLKNLMPTQIVPETALADMQRSMHLMKEKFGISSHCPCTDNKTLNPNTATTNGLSPLSDKDQSDLKSRQIPDQQKNSQNVTLRAHTERREKAECDSRKSVSPEQGSTLRDLLTSTAGKLRLGSAGGAFAPVFNMSEQVTQNTRMPNILDDIIASVVENKIPATKMARTGLNQDLLPEEEMRQRPEGVKLDESPLADTHTVVPHDWLGNHRLLWLKDHRHQGNQRLFKENWTQEQPVLVSGLHKSLNTNLWKPEHFSREFSSLHSDLYNCRDGSVTNSKVKEFWDGFEDVSKRPKSAKGESVVYRLKDWPSGEEFLALMPARYHDVMKSLPVPEYTDPEAHLNLASHLPSFFIRPDLGPRLCCAHGITTCPEQDFGTSNLHVEISDTMSILVYVGVAKGNGAPSKTGVLKLLEGEFLDESVKKRLKDPNEMPGALWHIYMSKDLQKIQEFLQKVAAEQQTEADPGTDSDSEWDSDADPLREGGWYLSPRLRKKLQEEYGVESRTLLQFHGDAVIIPAGALHQVMNLHSCIQVNVDFVSPEHAHNSYYLTQELRLLKDQVNYEDKLQVKNIFYHSVKDAVATLRKHLKENTDELKQEES, encoded by the exons GATGAAGTGGGCGATGGAAATCCGGCTGTGAGAGATGATCCATCTCTGCAGGAACAGGTCCAGGCCTGGCTCAAACAGAACCAATTCCAGAACATTCTTCAGCAAG GTGCTTGTTCTCTTAAGGGCCTTAGAGTGAAAGTGTTCAGACAGGAGTCCAAAACCCAGTGGCTTCCTGGAGTCATCACACATCACGACCAGAACAATAGAACTGTTGCTGTCATGACTGACCAG GTTCGAGAGACTGTGAATGTAGATCCGTCGCTGGTTCATGTGGTGTTACTAGATGATATCACCCACTCCTTGCTAATGGGAGACAACTCAAAACACAAATCATACATCACCAAGATCAATAGGATTTTTCTT GGCACAGAAAGCATATCAAATAACACTACAACAAATGAACAG GTGTGCATCTCCAGGCCAGTGCAGCAGCAATCTGTGCTGAGCGCACAGAACTGCGGCATGGAAGACGATGAAAAAGAAGGAATGAGGGACGGAAAGAGGAGTGATGAGGGAAGAG ATTCTTCCAAATCTAAAAACAGCAATGGTGATAGGAAAAGGAAGAAAGAAGATGAGGAAAAAGATGACAAGCAGAGAACAAGATGTGGGTTGAAGAGGTTGAAAGCGAGCAGTGTGGTGTCCGACCTGTCTGAGAACACTGATTCTGAAAATTCCAGCTGCAGAATGCAGGATTCATCCTCGGATTCAGGATCAAAGAGACAGCTGAAACAGCATTACACTTCAAAGAGATCATTGGACTGTGAGGTTCACCTCTCCCATAAAGGCGGGGAACCTTCCCCCGGCCAATTAGGAGAGTGCGAGACTCAAAAATTGGGAAAAACTCCTCCATCCGATTTCCCTAGTGCATCCTGCAATGGGACATTCAGGAAAACAGAGGCACAGGAGTGTGCTGCTGGTGTCAGTGGTGGGAAATCTGATGAGAAAGGTGATGGAGGAACGACAGAAATAGAGGACAGGACTGAGGGGGCGTCTCGGGAGGACTCGGAGGCCGTGTCTGCGCTGCTGGCATCCCAAGAGAGTGAGCAGCTGGTCTCCATGGAAACCACATGTGTGCTGCTACATGCATCACCTCTGGAGTGTGAAGGAGCGGAAGGTGAGCATGAGATGTCGACAAATGATCCAGAGGTCAGAGGGTCAGAGTTCACCCACGCAGAGGCTAGGGGGTCAGAGTTTAACCAATCAGAGGTCAAGAGGTCAGAATTTCTCCATTCTGTGGCTATTACCACAAGCAATGACACTGCGGTCACAGTAGAAGAGGAGCCAAGGAGTGCATCCCCTCACTCTCCTGTCAAACCTTGCAGCAAAAAGGAGGATGTAGACTCTAAACAGAGATGTTCTCCAGCAGCTGTGAACGCAGAATATGGACCTGTCATCTCTTTGGAAGCTACCCATAAGCCTAGTGTGCACGCCAGTCCTTGCTCCTCTCCCGAGATCATATTGAAACCTCAGAATGTACAGGAGATGTCCAGACAGAAGCAGAGTGCATCTCTAGAGATGTTGAAAGAGGACACTCCTCTGCCTAAATCTATGGACAGAACCCTTAGCAGCCTTAAAATGGCACCTAATCTGAAAATGACCTGCTCTGCAACTCCGGTCCTGACTCGGACCCCTTCTCCATCCCCAAACCGATCCAGAACCCCAACACATTCTCCTCCCTGTACACCTAATCGCACTCCGACTCCAGACAAGTCCACCAAAAGTCCCCTCATTGTTGACAGGAAGGAGCCTTTCACTATATACAGAGACCCTGCTTTAGTCAGGGCGGAGCTTGAGGCCCACCCCACCTACATCCAGCCCCCTCACACACCCCCAAACCCCAAACACCACCTGAAAGCACCATCTCCCTCCTCCAGCTCACCCAGCCTTACCCCTACTTCCTCCCACAGCAAGCTACTGAGTCCCTCCCCTCATCCTGCACATCTCTCTCCCATTCCCCTCCACTCCCAGCCTCCCCTCTGCTCCCTGAGCACACCCCACTCAACCATCCCTCACCCGCACCTCCTTCCATCCCTTCTGCCGGCACTGCCCCCGTCTGGCGCACTCTTAGCTGGACATCCTCGTATCGGAGCTATGGGACTTCCCCACCATCCCTTAGCCCTTTCAGGTAACCCATCTCTCCTGGGCCAGACCTCTGGTGCAGCTCCTCTGGCACCTCTTGGCCTCTATCCCCTCCTGTGGCCTCCTTTCCCCAATGGAGCCCATAGCTACCCTGGACTGGGCCTGCAAGCATCCAAATGGACACACCCAGATGGCGCTGGTATCTCTGACAGCAACGTGAGGAGG AACCCCCCAAGCCCTTGGATTTCTCAACCCACCCCTGTTACTAATGCAGACGGTCAAGGGATGCAACCCCCACTCCCCATCCGACCCTCCAGTGCGGACCCTCAGAGAGCATCTAGGAGCACTCAACATTGCGTGCCCTCCTCCAAAACCACAGA AGAGCTGGATAGAAGAGCCGTCGCCGAGAGCACACTCATCCACACTCACCTCAAGTCTGAACAGGAGCGTGTCCGTGCAGCATTGGGCAAAAATGGGCAGAGTTACTCCCCAGTCCCCCCTGAGTCGCCTCCAAGTCGAACCAAACAGCCACTTGTTGTTTATGATCTCACAGGTGAGAGACCCAACCGCTACCAAGAAGAGAACCGGCGCATTCTTCTGGAGAGCAGTGAGGTGGCACCATTCACTGCTAAACTGGGCTCGGATAGGGAACCGCGATACCCTAGAAGCCCCACATCTGCCCTTCCTTCcaaggagagggagagagagatggacagagagagaaagagagatgtgcACGCATTCAGACACACTCTTCCTCCTCGGCCACATTCGGCCCATCCCACACCAACCCTCACTCCGAGCAGCTACTACACATCTCTGTCCAACAGCATAGAGAACAAGCCTCCACAGCGCAGAGTGCCAGCCAGCAAAGAACTGTATGAGAGGCTCAGTGCCAGCAACACAGTTACCCCTGTCTTAACTTCCTCCAGCTCACAAGTCTCAATAAGAGCCAGACCTCCGCCTCTCATAAAACGCCACCACGAGAAAGAAGAAGGTCTCCTGGGAAAGATCACAGAGCAACTTGCACATAAAGCATCTTCCATGGAAGCAGTAGAGGTAGCAACTGTGGAGAGAAGGGGGCCAGGCTCTTCTCTCATTTCTGTCTCCTCTTGTCCACGCAACGTGCCTTTACTCCACCGTGCCCCTATTTTCCACCCTCCGGCACCAACCATTTTAGTTTCTAAAGATTCTGGACATGGCAGATTGTCCCCACCTACTCTCACACCCATTCAGCCAATGAGTTTGCCTGGAAAAGGTCAGAAGCAACAGAGGCCACCCACCCTGTTGCCTGAGCTCAAACATGTCACCTTAGATGGTAAAAGACCTGTGCCAGAGAAAGCAACGTCATTACAGGCCTGTGATAACCAATGGGGTGGAGTCATGTTTGGCAGAGAGAAAGTAGGTGTTGGGCACACAACAAATGGAGGTGTAGTCAAACCTCAGTCGGCCACTGCGTCAGTCATTGTACGTCCAACAAGTCACACACATGCAACAATAAATTACGCAGTGTCCGACAGCTCAGTTTCCCAGGTGCAGTCTGGCCACATAAAGTCATTGGAAAGTTTGTCCAATCCACACTCTAAGGAGGGCAATGTTCAGCATAAGAGAGGTGTCCTGTGGACTCCAATGGATACTGTTCACCCTATCAACATGACTGCTCTAAAGGGAGATCTCAACACACCCATAAACATGACAACCAAACCTATTAACACAGCTCAACCGAGTCACAGAGCGACACACCCCTTAATAAATATGAATGCCACATGCTCTAGGATAGACCTAATCGCAGAACACTGCAAGAGAAGAGATGGTGGAGCCGTTCAACCGAAGATGGAGCCCTCTCCTACCTCTTGTTGCACTTCTAGAGACTTCCCTCATCTGAAGAAACACAGAGCTGGACTAGTTACTGCTGAATCTAGACTTAACACAcatatgattcagcctcaacaCACTACACATCCTTTAAACGCTATGAAACATACCTCTCACCTCTCAAATAGTAGGTGTGGGACTTGCACTACACTCTCTACACACACTGTGTGTTCTACACATGCttctgaaagagaaaaagagtcTGTATTCAACACTAGCACTTCTGAATGTCTCAGACTGGCATCAGGGACTTCTAGCCCTGCACCAACAACCAAACAAGGTTTGCTAGCCAATGAGCAGATACCTGCTTCAGCTGTAACCAACCAGTCAGTTCAATTCAGTCAGAACAACTACCATAAACTGAAAAAAGCCTGGCTGACACGCCATTCTGAGCAAGATAGAGGCAGTGCGGCCTCCCAGACACTAGATGGCAGTAAGACAGCTGTAACTTTGACCAGCACAAGCATCTCTGTGCCaatcaaacaggaagtgaatgGACTGGTGGATAATTGGTGCACTCAGGAGGACAAAGATTCCTCCTTAGACAGCAGAAAGTCCAAAATAATGGACAAGAAGCCTACTCAAGACAGCTGGAAGTCTAGTTTAGAGGACAGGAATTCTAATAGTAATGGTACAAGTTTCAATTCAGAGGACAAAAAATCTGTTATAGCCTATGAGAAACCAGTGATAGCAGGCAAGAAGTCTTCCTTGGATGATGTTAAACCTGTCTTGGACAGAAATGGAAAGCTGGAGTGTAAGGAGTCCTTTGTGGAGGACAAGAAAGCAAATGAAAAACGATCAACCCCTACACATATAAAGCCTGAAAGGGAGAAACGAGGCGAGAAACGCCCATTAGAGTCCAGCGGTAACAGCGAAAGTGGAGGAGACTCCGGCAATGAAAGCGAGAGTGGTGGATCAGGACGAAGGTTTAAACGGGCATCTAAGTCCTCTTTTAAAATAAAGCCGAATGACAACCAGAAGAAGAAAGTAGATGAGGAGGAAaaggaagaagaggaagaggccAAACCCAATGGAACTTTGCAAAGTGCAAATGATAAGCCTCAACAGAGGCTCGCTAACAGCA ATGGCATCCCTCGCTCTGTGCTGAAGGACTGGAGGAAGGTGAGAAAGCTCAAGCAAACTGGAGAAACTTTCCTGCAGGACGACTCATGTAAAGAGATCGGGACCAACGTGCAGAAATGCCGAGAGTGTCGCTTGGATCGCTCACGTAAATCTCAGGAGCCTGCCATCTCACCCGTCTTCTGCCGATTTTACTACTTCCGACG TCTGTCGTTCAGTAAGAATGGCGTTGTCCGTGCGGACGGGTTTTCTGTGTCTGAGCAGACAGATGAGGAGGCGGTTACAGTGTGGACGGGCAGCTCAGAGGACGAGGAGGATAAAAAGAAGAGAGAGATGGACCTTGAGACATCAAAATCTGTCCTTGCGCTCATCGGAGAAAAGTTCTGCCAGCTCATAAAGACAGAGGACACTGCTTTCACCTGGGTCAAGAAAGACA CTCAGATCATGTGGAAGCGAGCGGTGAGAGGTGTGAGGGAGATGTGTGATGCATGCGAGGCCACTCTCTTCAACATGCACTGGGCGTGTCACAAATGTGGCTTTGTGGTTTGCATGGACTGCTACAAAGCCAGGGAGAAGAAGAAATCCAAAG ATAGGGAGCTCTATGTCTGGGTCCGATGCGTGAAGAACCAGCCTCATGACCTAAAGAACCTAATGCCTACTCAGATTGTACCTGAAACAG CGTTGGCGGACATGCAGCGCTCTATGCACTTGATGAAAGAAAAGTTTGGAATCTCATCCCATTGTCCCTGCACTGACAACAAAACCCTCAACCCCAACACGGCAACTACCAACGGACTCTCACCA CTTTCAGACAAAGATCAGAGTGACTTGAAGAGCCGACAGATTCCAGATCAGCAGAAGAACTCACAGAATGTCACACTGAGAGCGCACACTGAGAGAAGAG AGAAGGCAGAGTGTGACAGTAGGAAGTCTGTGAGCCCTGAACAAGGATCAACATTGCGTGACCTTTTGACCTCCACAGCTGGGAAGTTACGTCTTGGGTCTGCTGGAGGTGCCTTTGCACCAGTTTTCAACATGTCGGAACAG GTAACCCAGAACACTCGCATGCCCAACATCCTGGATGACATCATTGCTTCTGTAGTAGAAAATAAGATTCCCGCTACAAAGATGGCCAGGACGGGGCTGAATCAGGATTTGCTGCCAGAGGAGGAGATGAGGCAGCGGCCAGAGGGGGTGAAGCTTGACGAAAGCCCATTGGCTGATACCCACACCGTTGTCCCTCACGATTGGCTAGGAAACCACCGACTGCTTTGGCTCAAAGATCATCGTCACCAAGGCAACCAAAGACTGTTCAAAGAAAACTGGACACAAGAGCAG CCAGTGCTGGTGTCTGGATTGCACAAGAGTTTGAACACTAATCTGTGGAAGCCTGAGCACTTCAGTCGTGAGTTCTCCAGCCTCCACAGTGACCTCTACAATTGCAGAGATGGGAGTGTCACAAACTCCAAGGTCAAGGAGTTCTGGGATGGTTTTGAAGATGTGTCAA AGAGGCCTAAATCTGCTAAAGGGGAGTCAGTGGTGTATAGACTGAAAGACTGGCCATCAGGGGAGGAGTTTTTGGCACTCATGCCTGCCAG ATATCATGATGTGATGAAGTCTTTGCCGGTACCAGAGTACACAGACCCAGAGGCTCATCTGAACCTTGCCTCACATCTGCCCTCCTTCTTCATTCGACCCGACCTTGGTCCTCGCCTCTGCTGCGCCCAcg GTATAACAACATGTCCAGAGCAAGATTTCGGGACCAGTAATCTACATGTTGAAATCTCCGACACCATGAGTATTCTGGTATATGTCGGGGTGGCCAAAGGAAATGGAGCCCCATCCAAAACAG GTGTATTGAAGCTCTTGGAGGGAGAATTTCTGGATGAGAGTGTAAAGAAACGACTGAAAGACCCTAATGAGATGCCAGGTGCTCTGTGGCACATCTACATGAGTAAAGACCTACAAAAGATCCAGGAGTTCCTACAAAAG GTTGCTGCTGAGCAGCAGACTGAAGCAGATCCAGGGACGGACTCGGACTCAGAGTGGGACAGTGATGCCGACCCCCTGCGTGAGGGCGGATGGTATCTGAGCCCCAGGCTGAGAAAGAAGTTACAGGAGGAATATGGCGTTGAGAGCCGCACACTCCTCCAGTTCCATGGAGATGCTGTTATCATCCCTGCTGGAGCTCTGCACCAG GTGATGAATCTGCACAGTTGCATCCAAGTGAATGTAGACTTTGTGTCCCCTGAACATGCGCACAACTCCTATTATCTAACTCAAGAGCTCCGCCTTCTCAAAGACCAAGTGAATTATGAAGACAAACTCCAG GTGAAGAACATCTTTTATCACTCTGTGAAAGATGCTGTGGCCACATTGAGGAAACATTTGAAGGAGAACACAGACGAGCTAAAACAGGAGGAGTCCTGA
- the jmjd1ca gene encoding probable JmjC domain-containing histone demethylation protein 2C isoform X2, with the protein MMIYFMLSDKDQSDLKSRQIPDQQKNSQNVTLRAHTERREKAECDSRKSVSPEQGSTLRDLLTSTAGKLRLGSAGGAFAPVFNMSEQVTQNTRMPNILDDIIASVVENKIPATKMARTGLNQDLLPEEEMRQRPEGVKLDESPLADTHTVVPHDWLGNHRLLWLKDHRHQGNQRLFKENWTQEQPVLVSGLHKSLNTNLWKPEHFSREFSSLHSDLYNCRDGSVTNSKVKEFWDGFEDVSKRPKSAKGESVVYRLKDWPSGEEFLALMPARYHDVMKSLPVPEYTDPEAHLNLASHLPSFFIRPDLGPRLCCAHGITTCPEQDFGTSNLHVEISDTMSILVYVGVAKGNGAPSKTGVLKLLEGEFLDESVKKRLKDPNEMPGALWHIYMSKDLQKIQEFLQKVAAEQQTEADPGTDSDSEWDSDADPLREGGWYLSPRLRKKLQEEYGVESRTLLQFHGDAVIIPAGALHQVMNLHSCIQVNVDFVSPEHAHNSYYLTQELRLLKDQVNYEDKLQVKNIFYHSVKDAVATLRKHLKENTDELKQEES; encoded by the exons ATGATGATTTATTTTATG CTTTCAGACAAAGATCAGAGTGACTTGAAGAGCCGACAGATTCCAGATCAGCAGAAGAACTCACAGAATGTCACACTGAGAGCGCACACTGAGAGAAGAG AGAAGGCAGAGTGTGACAGTAGGAAGTCTGTGAGCCCTGAACAAGGATCAACATTGCGTGACCTTTTGACCTCCACAGCTGGGAAGTTACGTCTTGGGTCTGCTGGAGGTGCCTTTGCACCAGTTTTCAACATGTCGGAACAG GTAACCCAGAACACTCGCATGCCCAACATCCTGGATGACATCATTGCTTCTGTAGTAGAAAATAAGATTCCCGCTACAAAGATGGCCAGGACGGGGCTGAATCAGGATTTGCTGCCAGAGGAGGAGATGAGGCAGCGGCCAGAGGGGGTGAAGCTTGACGAAAGCCCATTGGCTGATACCCACACCGTTGTCCCTCACGATTGGCTAGGAAACCACCGACTGCTTTGGCTCAAAGATCATCGTCACCAAGGCAACCAAAGACTGTTCAAAGAAAACTGGACACAAGAGCAG CCAGTGCTGGTGTCTGGATTGCACAAGAGTTTGAACACTAATCTGTGGAAGCCTGAGCACTTCAGTCGTGAGTTCTCCAGCCTCCACAGTGACCTCTACAATTGCAGAGATGGGAGTGTCACAAACTCCAAGGTCAAGGAGTTCTGGGATGGTTTTGAAGATGTGTCAA AGAGGCCTAAATCTGCTAAAGGGGAGTCAGTGGTGTATAGACTGAAAGACTGGCCATCAGGGGAGGAGTTTTTGGCACTCATGCCTGCCAG ATATCATGATGTGATGAAGTCTTTGCCGGTACCAGAGTACACAGACCCAGAGGCTCATCTGAACCTTGCCTCACATCTGCCCTCCTTCTTCATTCGACCCGACCTTGGTCCTCGCCTCTGCTGCGCCCAcg GTATAACAACATGTCCAGAGCAAGATTTCGGGACCAGTAATCTACATGTTGAAATCTCCGACACCATGAGTATTCTGGTATATGTCGGGGTGGCCAAAGGAAATGGAGCCCCATCCAAAACAG GTGTATTGAAGCTCTTGGAGGGAGAATTTCTGGATGAGAGTGTAAAGAAACGACTGAAAGACCCTAATGAGATGCCAGGTGCTCTGTGGCACATCTACATGAGTAAAGACCTACAAAAGATCCAGGAGTTCCTACAAAAG GTTGCTGCTGAGCAGCAGACTGAAGCAGATCCAGGGACGGACTCGGACTCAGAGTGGGACAGTGATGCCGACCCCCTGCGTGAGGGCGGATGGTATCTGAGCCCCAGGCTGAGAAAGAAGTTACAGGAGGAATATGGCGTTGAGAGCCGCACACTCCTCCAGTTCCATGGAGATGCTGTTATCATCCCTGCTGGAGCTCTGCACCAG GTGATGAATCTGCACAGTTGCATCCAAGTGAATGTAGACTTTGTGTCCCCTGAACATGCGCACAACTCCTATTATCTAACTCAAGAGCTCCGCCTTCTCAAAGACCAAGTGAATTATGAAGACAAACTCCAG GTGAAGAACATCTTTTATCACTCTGTGAAAGATGCTGTGGCCACATTGAGGAAACATTTGAAGGAGAACACAGACGAGCTAAAACAGGAGGAGTCCTGA